The DNA region ttaaataaaagtgTGAGTCACTGCATTACGGTTTATTTGATGGATGGAATTTTTTAGTAGTAAGCTCGAGGTAAAGATATCACATTCACATATCGGTTATTAATAcgaaaggagttgaagaaacCGTTCTTTTTATGGTGGGCCCAACCACTCGGCAGGTTAATTTTCCACTTGTTTTTAGCCAGATCAGCCAAACATGCTGACGTGGAGTGGCATTATCTCCAAACCAAAACCATTGAATTGGATTGGGTTGAATGCTGCATTGTTTTATTCCTCCGAACGATGTCCCTATCCTTTTAGtcaaaacctttttttttaatttcttaacttaatattctaattatatatacctTACAAAAACTCATTTAATCTCCTCTGCCAAATATACTTTAAAAAATGCGTTGTTTTGATTTACATAATATCCATATTAACCGTTGAAGATTTTGAGCCTGATCATATAGTATTATTACCATTGCGATATTCTTCATAATGAATGAATTTGTATTTACATGCATTAGAATTAAGTCATTCCGTCTATATTTTCATGACACACTTCGTTGATTGTCGGTTGCATATTCAGTAAATTTATTCCGTTAAAGGTTCATGATGTTCCTCGCACTTTCGGCTTCCCAACTAAGGTAAGGTTGGAATTATGTGCATATAAAAAAACATGGTGGTCAATGGTGTATATATTGGACATGTAAGATACTTTATGCTCAACTTTTAACCCTGGTATAAAGATAAACGAAAATGAAATTCATAAAacccagaaaaagaaattttttaggGGAAAAATGTATCTAGGAATTGAAGCATTCCGcatcaaaattttcatcacAAGCTTGATTGATTGCCATTGCATATGTAAGAAATTTATTCCGTTAAATATTTGTGACTTATATTTACATCGCACTTTCGGCTTACTAATTAAAGTACGGTTGAAATTATCAGCATTAagaaacggaaaaaaaaaatcgtagAGTGGTCAATGATGAATATATTGGATATATAAGATGCTTATACATACAACTTCTACCCctaatagagaaaaaaaaataaaaaatgaaaaatcctACAACtctagagttttttttttcacagtTAAAAGTAATATCTAAGAATTAAAACATTCCGTCCGCATTTTCTTCAAACGTTTCATTGTTTCCAATTGCATATATAGGAGATTTACTCCATTAGAGGTTCATGAACTACTCACCGCCCACTTTTGGCTTAACAAGGCAAGGATGAAAATATGATATGAGCATATAAAGAAACATTATGGTAACCGATGAATATATTGGGTGTCTAAGATACTTTTTATATACAAGTTCTACATCCCTAATAAAggtaaatataatgaaattctAAATCGCTTCAAAACCTTAAAACCCTATTTCGTGGTCAAATGTCAAATTCAAGAATTAAAGCATTTCATCTACATTTTCTTCACGCACTTTGTTAATTTCCAATTGCATATAGAAATGTATTCCATCTAGAGGTTCATGAATTGTTCATCGCGTTTTAGGCTTCCTAACTAAGGCAAGGTCGAAATTAGAAGCGTGTAAAGAATCAAACTGGTCAATTTTGAATACATTGGGCATATAAGActactttatatatatgcaacttCTAACTCCAATAAAGTAAACGAGAAAATACACATtaatcagaaaagaaaataacgtaaatgcagaaaagtaaatcttTTTCATAGTCAAAAGCTAGCGCCATTGAGACATTGCAACACTTTGACATGAGAATGGATGGACAGAAACGATTTAACATCAatagacaatatatatatatatatatatatatatatctttcgCAAAGATCCAAAACAGAAATTGCAAAATAGATAGTTAAAATTGATGTTTTACCATTATATATGTGTTAAGCCACTGAATAGATTATGGTTAAGTCATTTTCAAGATTAGCTAGGATTAGGAAATAGAACAGATGacgatattttttatttttttttggtttgtaattttctattttccagGTTCAATAATGGAGATTTTGAGGAATGAGTATATaaatgaaaagtgaaaaagaatGATGCGAGCATGCCCCACATGAGAGAGGTGGTAGGGCATTGAATCTATTGCAGGGATTTCCCGTGACAATATTTAAGTTTGAGCGGCCAATTTTCTTGCCATGGTattgtttttctttaaatatttttatctttttcttcccaaaaaaatgaaaagaaaatagaaaagtcgGGGTTTGATTTTTCTGATTTGTGATGGATTTCGGGTTTCTTCGTGGATGGGAGTATGTTTTTGCATGCAAGTTTCGTGGCTTAAGTGGAATTAGTATATCAATGACAATTTTTTAGGCATTCATATGAcatcatataaaatattaagtatgtccatccaaaataaaaattaagtacaAGTTAGAATGGCTACTTATATTAAATGAAAAGTGTGAATTGAGGAGACCCAATTGACCATCCAACTGTTTTTTGAACATTCTTTCAGGACAAGTAGGTTTCTTTTTCAACCagaaacaacaaaaacacaagAAAAATCAACTTCGCAAAAAACCAGAATATTCTCAACAAACATTTAACGTGAGGCCAAGGAGAGATGAGTTTCAATCGATTCAAGACGTTATCGTTGAACTAATTCGAGTCGGTAAGTGctctaaaaaaaaaggaaaattcatgTGCCATGAGGATATTAATTGAGAATATTCCCGATAAAAATTGCAAACCATATACAAATTTCTAGACAATCATTTCtagatattttatatatgtataatgtaTATAATTTCTTTGGGAAGAATTCTAAGAAAACCTGATATCTAGTACAGGAGAAAAACTCTAATGATCTTTTCTCGTGATAATATGGTGAGAAATGttcaaaccaaacaaaattATGACCCGCAACCTATGTGCTTAACGTGATATACCTTTTATTTGCTGGACTTATAATTAATGTGTAGTAAGGTGGATATCACCAAACAGTCCATCCACATGCATGCATATTCTTGAacgcaattattaattttttatcttctttttcaaattatgtTACATACTTTTTCAAttacttttgtttttattctctcaaatcaaactaaattaaaCATAATTTCGTTGCCAAgcggtattttttttttcatattattacTATGTGATAATAGTGAAAATTTTCCGGGTAATAATGTAAAGagatttaattaaatgaaCGATATCCTTTTTTTCGTGAGATTTGCAATAATTAATTACCTTCTTTGACGTTGAACCACCACCAAGGAATGTCTCCTCGAGACAAGGCTTTCCTTCTTACACATATTATTATCGTACCTTTTCTTTCCATCGGATTTGTCCGAGACAGCCTATTGGTTAATTTGGtaaattcctttttttctttttcttttttttgggtgaattggggggccggagcccaaggTTACTTTGGTATATTCAAAGGTGTGAATGTGATATGACCCCAATGCCACAATCCCAAACCAATAATCATGAAAAATGCActgatttattatattttttctttcacagaaaaaaaaatcaatgttaTTACTAAGTCAAGTTATTCTATAAACTTCAATTGTCAAGTTCGTTTTTCTGCTCTTCCAATCTAATCGGGATGGTAATAAcatgcataaaatcatattgaCCAGCTTCcgataaaatattttagtaagataataattatttcGAGCTAGAAAGAATAAATGTTTTTTGTACAGTGTATTATTTGCTCCTCACCATTGGACCAACTCCGCTCTCTCCTCTCTTACATGTGAAGTGGGTAGGAACTTGGAAGTATGCATGCAGATGCAGTCATGAAAGTAGTTAAATGAGTATGGGCCATGTTTCCCATCATATTGATTTCTTGTGGGGATTAAGAAATGACCCCGAACGCAATTACAATTAGATGGAGCCATCTATCTTTGCGAACGAACCCCGTGATACTGCAAGGGAATTCCTACGGATCGAGTAGTATGACTGTTGTTGAGGTAACCAACTCGACCGGAACTATAACTGTTTTGTCATATACAAAGGGCATATCGAAATGACGAAATTCCCCTCtagattttctttcctttatgCTACTTAGAGTTCCACAAAATGAATGGGTTTACAAGTGAACATAATATATAGGCTATAGCAAGTAccttgaaaatgaaaaggagaGTATAGCGCAATGGCTCATACACTTGTATGATAACTAAGAGATTCTAAATTCGATACTTGGTGGGACTGCTTGTGTCCCTTCATTgattattagaatttctattataTTGTACAAGTTATATGGGTGtctcttataaaaaaaaatactttgaaaatataagaaaataatttgtaaaaatacgtaaatttataataattattaataaatttattttatttttggagcAAGGATTTCAATGCTCTCAAAGTCTCTATCATTAGCTAGGCAGATGACAGGGTTTCATCCAATTTTCGACCGATTGGGTTGCCTTTATGGTCCTAAAATTGACATCGCAGGGTATCCCCTATCAGTAGCCCCAGCtaactttaattttctaatacAGTCTAGCGAGATCGGAATTAATCTTATCTCACCATGTTTTCGGGCTTCGAGTTTTGTATCATACGGATGTTAGGCAATTAATCATCGCCGATATGAGGAAGCCCTTTTGCAATGTCTCCGTAAGAATGAGGTGAAGCACAATTAATGGACACTTAAAATGTAGAAATCCCTCAGAATATGATCAGGCCTGAAATTACGAAACTATAATTCTTTAAAAGTTTTCAGAGATCAGGCAAAATTTCCAAACCGGAGGAGTAGATAAGATGTATTCGAGCCTCACCTCACGGTCCTCACCCCCGTTCAGCTCGACGTATTCTATGAATGTTCCTCCCAAACAAAAACCGGGCGGTGTTACAATTGCTCTTTTACACTCAACGTGACTTTGAAGGTTAGTAGGTTACTTTAATTACAAATTGATCTGTTAAGAAAAAACAAGCATGAACTACCTaccttattaattaattcattaatCTATTAGATAGGGACGCATATCTTTGTGGGGCTCTAGAATATAAATATGGAACCTCGTGTTATCTGAGGATGTAATCGCAGTACAAGGTAAAAGTAAAAAACGGGGcttcttaaaaaattaaggaaaaatttAATGCCACTCCGTATTATTGTGACATGCTTCTTAACTAAATCGTGACACGCTTAgtactttaatttaaatatttagtagTTTAGTTAAAGcgtttagtatttttattatttgtgaTGGATTATACAAAGTAATAAACACTTCAATTGTTGTACACGTAAAAAATTACTTGTATTAATcacgattattaaaaatattaaacactTGAGCTGAAATATTAAATGTTTAAACTGAAAGTACTAAACGTATCACAATGATATGAAGTTATGTTAACAAAAtccaaatattaaataaaaaagtgagAAAGACAACTCTGCCAACACAGTGTTTGACTAATTTTGTTGTCCAAAGTTAATTATTCAAGATATTGCCTTTTCGTAAATGCATTATTTTTCGAGCTCAGGGTTGCGATTTGGTAATTGTTCACTGGATGCAAGATGTACCAAGAATTAATGTTCTCGATAAACATGTCAACTTTACACGAAAATTACAAAATCGTGAATCTTCCAAATTGATTTGCGTAATGCAATTTGCATGGAGTGTCGACGGGCCAAGAACTTGTGAGGAGGCAGTATTTCTTTGATTTAGACAAATACTCACATATACACatgttttagaaaatacaataagtttcttattataaaggcttaatatataaatatgtatatatattcatgttttagaaaatacaaTAAGTTTGATATTATAAAAGCTTAATATGATATAAGTTATTATGCAAAATTAAAGATTATAAAATGCGTTATGTAGCAGACAGAATTCTCTTTAAATAGTTATCTGTAACAATGTGACTCACATGTCctatttttaaattcttttgtgTCGGATAACTTACATTGACCATTCAACATTCGAAGAGATTTTGAAACATATACAAATCAATTCAAATCGATTTATAAGGTGATGTAACATCAGACCTATACTTAAATTTCTGCtaaaaaatttagtatttgttCTAATCAGTTGCCATAGAATTGTGAAAACAGTATGCATATACTATTCGACAAACATTTCCATATGGTTTTCTTTCCTTTGCGATGCAGCTTTACGAAAAAGGAAGAATACACCCGGTCAATCTTAAACCGGCTCAACGGAACGAAATATAGGATCAATAAAATATAGCAATGCACTCGATCGAGATGATCTGATCTGAACCAGCATAATTGGAACTTCGACCGCCACAAAACTGAGGAACGGattgaaattaagaataaaagaTAAACGAATCGAATCCTCGAAACAAGCGACTGAATGAAGCATGTATAATATAGCTCTAGATGAGTAGCTTCTATTTTCCCCCTCCGAGACACAAAAAATTGATGATGATAACATGACTGAACTTTCTAGTTTTCTACAATCTATACAAATAGCCCCAGAGAGAATCACCACAATCATATACCTAATGTAATTTACAGTGGGAAGTTTGCCCCAAAATCGACAGACATTCCACGACTCCGACGCTCCAACATGTCCCCTGATCCACTAAAACCTAAGAAGAAAGAGGCTAAATAATGGATTCGGTTAGACTTAGTCATCATCTGATAAGCAAACGACTTCAGTAGTGTTGTTATTCCCCCTGCTTGGAGGCCGAACCTCAGGAGAACTCCCCGGGATAGTTGTTGGGATAGTTGCCGGGATAGTTACGTTCACTGGTGGCATTCGGAAGTTGTTGGGCTGCTGATTGGCAGCAGCCCAACTTACAATGTCCCTGAGCAGCTCGGTCTGGAACCCACGAGAGTTAATGGTGGCCATGGGCCCGATTGTGTAATCAGGTCGTTGGGCCCCGCCGGTCTGGGCCGTTCGAGGAGTTAAGTTAGACATGGGGGTTGATGGGTAGCCTGGTGGCGGGGTAGGGGTTGCTCCATGGGCAATGGCCGGTGAGGAAGTTCTCAAGGGCTGAAGGTGAGGAGCTGGGGCTCGTACCTCACGTGGAACTTGAATGTTTCCTGGAGAAGGAAATTGGCCAATGACAGGTGGTCTTGATGCACGCACAGGCGGGGCCGGGCTCATGGGCTGAAGGCCTCGCGGGTTGATTGCATGCGAGGTTGGTGTGCGCATGTTCTGAGGAAGTGCAGGAGAGGAGGGTCTGGGAATGAATGAGGGCGAGGCTTGTGGGTTCTGCTGTGGAGGCAAAGACAGCATCTGCTGTGCATAAGTTGCCACTGCTTCTGCAGGAAGGTGGAAACATAATGTGAATATTCCGATTCTAGAGCTGCACTATCATGTTCAAGGTAGCAATAACCgagaaaaagaacaaagagTAGCAATATTCTCTAATGACTTATAATCTCAAGCAACAGATAGTATCTTCCTAAACCACcacaaaatataataatagagaatgtattaatttcaaaagagATGCATTTTCTGCTTTAACTGTCTCTCGAGAGAAAATAGCTTTGAAAGGCATCTCCTCGTGGAAGAAAGGCCACTTTATGAGAAAATGATTTCGAGACAAGATCATCTCTATTGCCCCCGAGGATAAATGAAGTACAAGTGGATACAGGAAaagtaatataataattataaaaaaaaactctgcAGCGAAGAAAATGGAATACTACACAGGAGCCACTATGGAAATACATGCGTACCTTGCTGAACAGTGAGAGAACCAGAAGCCCTGAGATCTGAGCACTTGGAACGAAAGGCTTCAGCAAGAATCTTATTCATCAAAACCTTGTTCTGATACTCCTGCaattcattcttcttcaacaGATACTCCGCTTCTTTCTGCTGAATCTTCTCTTCGTACTTCATTCGAATCTGAGCAATCGCCACTTCAATCTCCTTCTCACAGTCAGCTTTCAACTTCAACTTCTGcagaagaaaaacaaaaatgtcAGGGCAACGGAAACAGGGAAGCCTGGCaagagaaattttaaaatggaCCAAAACAACTGACAGTGTCTTCGTGAATCTTGGCGGTGAGATCTGATTCTAGCCGTAATCTCTCCAACTCGTTCTGAAGTGGGTCAGGACACCTTGGGAGAGCCATCCTGGTGGCCCCCGAGAGAGAAGGTTGTGTACTATGAGAGCCAAACTCCAGTGGAACAAGAGGTGCAGTTGCCATTTGTAGGGCAGAGGGCATTGACGGTTGTGAGACATTTTGATTTAGAGCATCCCGAGCATTTAACCCCACTTCACTGCTGTTCACACGTGGCATTACATCAGCAGCTTGCAAATTTGGCGATCGACTAGGGACCTGCACGGCCGCCTCTGTGCCTGCTGCTTCAGTGTGGGGCGGATCAGATGGTTGAGCAGTGCTGGGATTAGGAAGCATATCATTGATCTGCTGCGAAGCATTTTCTTCGTGCAATCCATGGGGCATGGTAGGTTCCCCATTGGTTAAGCTCTGTAAGATTTAATAGTAGGAGTCTTAGCTCTTTGttgaataaattttcttacaGAAACCACAATAGGGACGGATAAGGgcttagaaaatttaattgtTAATTATGGCATTTCCTGTCGGATCTCAAGCAAACATGTGAAGCAAAGACCACCATACTTTACCTGATTTAATGGCATAGTCGCACCCTGAGAAAGGGGACCCACAAGCCGTCCTGATATATCCTGACAGTCTACTGATATAACATTATCTGTTAACACAGGAGAAATTCCAGCGTCACGATCCGGAGAGGTAGTCTCTGCTTCATTGCAGTCATCCTCAGAGGCAGTCTCCACTCCATTAGTAACTCCTCCAGGGGCCTCAGAGGCAGACCCATCAGGAACTTGTTCTGCTGCTAAAGGCAGCTGCAGCAGAGTTGGAGAGATACCTTCTGCTTCATTGCGATCATCTGCAGGGGCAATCTCCACTCCATCAGCAACAACTCCAGGGTCCTGGGGGGCAGACCCATCAGGTAGTTCTGCTGCTAAAGGCGGCTGCAGCACACTCTGAGAGGTACTTTCTGCTTCCTTGCAATCATCTGCCGGGGCAGTCTCCACTCCGTCAGCAACAACTCCAGGCGCCTCGGGGGCAGACCCTTCTGCAGGAACATCTGAAACATCTCCATTGGGCATGGTAGACGCTTCTTTTTGAGGGACCAAATCCTCAGACTGAGGAGTTACAGAGACGACATCGTCAGACTGAGGAATTAGAGAGGTGGTACGATCAGGAACATTTTCGGCATCTTCACAAATGCCCAAAGGAACCTCTCCATTCTGTACAGTTGAAGTTCCCTTAGCATTTAATCCCTGTGTACGCTCATATCGTGGCAGTGCTGTAACTGCTCCATTAGTAACATCCTCTTCCAATAAAGGATTCATAGAAACAGCATGTCCACGATCTTGTTCCAAACTTCCAGCCCTAGCACAATGCTCAAGAGCTGTACTCTTTCCTAAATCTTCATTCTCATTAGCTGTCTCGACACGTGTAATAGGAAGAGGTGCTTCTTCAAAGACTGCAGCAGCTTCAATAGGAACTGTTTGTTGAGCTTCTTCATCATTTGTCTGAAGAATTTCAACCTGATTCCCAGCTTCGGACACAGAATCTACAGAACCAATCTGATCCTGGTGCCTAATTCCATCAACTGAAGAGGCTTGCTTCtgcttaattttatttcttgcaGCAAGCTGGGCCTCTTCAAGCTGTTTAAGCCGTAAGTTCATCTGATTCTCACATTCATTAATCTTTCTTGCATACTCGGTTTCCAGTGCCTTGAGCTTTTCTACTCTTAGAGGACCATCGCGATGTAGCTGTGTTATAATGTAGGCCTCAACCCTCTGCTGACCCTCCAGAGCTCCCTTTTCTTTATTGAAACTCCTAAAAATAAGATTCCTTTCTTCCTCTTGCTCCCTGAGAAGCTCTGCCATCTGGTCTGAGAGCTCCCCCTGAATTTGCTGAATACTCATAGAGATATCTTTCTCTGCCAATGTAGGACTTGAAATTACATCCTTATCCGGGGTTTCCTGATTCAGAGGCCAGTCTTCAATCTCTACTTTCACATTATTGGGGTAAACTACTGCATGTTGAGACGAGTTTGTATTCGAGTGCTCCATCGGGATTTCATTCACTTTCTCAGGAGCTTTAGAGGCATCTACTGCCACTGAATTCTCTATGTGGCGAAGGAATGGTTTCTTCAGACCTCGTAAGATGGTGTATACACCTTCTGCCTCATCTTTGCTGCAACCGTAATTTAAATGCTCTTTTGCAAGGGCAAGAGATTCCTTGTGATCAATTTTCACCTTCACCAAGGAGGAGGCAGTCCAGCACTAAATTTTGTGCTGTATGTCAGTAAATGTGCAATTGACCATAACTGAAGACAGTATAATGAGGACAAAGAACATGGTTTGAAAGCTCAGGGAACTAAACAGCACGTACATATCTAATCTAAGATCGGCAGGAGCTAAGGGAGAGTACAATTACTCCAAGCATTATCTCCAaccaaattaataaaaaataaaaaataaaaaaatttactatgCTATTACTACATATCTTGATTCTACTGTGCCATGACAACGGTTTTCTGAGCCTTCATCTGGATGGAGGAAATTGGAGAAAAAATGGAGGGAGAGGAAATAAGGGGAGAAGGTGATAAAGGGAGTTGATAAAGGGAGGCGAAGAGAAGTAAAGTGTGATGCAAAGTTGCTGAGACTTAGGCATCTTATAGCTACTTCATGATGAATAGATGATGAGACAAAAAATTGTATAAGTGAAGAAGATACTAACCAAAGCTAACTGGAAGGCCTGTAAAATTGTGGCAGGTTCCTGATTGACAACACGGTTATTAATGACATAATCGAGAAAGGTGTAGACCATAATCTTGACTTCACCCTGCATATCAAAAGGAAATGATGTATCAGCAAACCAAGACGAATGATCATGCTCAGTAACTCTATAAAACGAACCCTAATTAGAGAAGAGTCGGACCTCCAAACTTAAAGCTTCGCAAAGTTTCGAAATTTGTGGCTTCAGAATGAGATGGAGACTCCTCTGTGCATTGCGAAGTGTTCTTCTTTCATCAGATCCATCTATATTACCCTCAGGTGCGACTGCAACACCCATTCCCTGAGAAGATAACTGAACAGGGCCAGAAGCTGCTGCAAAAGATATACTGAAAGTCTTAGATATCTTGTGAACAAAAGTCTATTCCTCTGGACCAAGAGATACCAACAAAAATCCAGccaaagaataattaaaatttactaTTATGCAGTCCCTGACCTTCCTTTTCAGCACTAGCTGATTTCCCATCGTCTTTCCCTTGTTTCTTAGAGGATACATCAACATTGTTCTCACATAACTTCCTGCGCTTCTTCACGACCTCATCGCTGTTCTCTTGCTCGGCATATTTACTTCCATTCATTTGAACTCTTTTCCGGTTCCTCTGCTGTGAGACGGAAGAATATTTCCAAGCAGGAGTTTTTCCCTCCAGCAACTGAGTCCAGAACAGGTGGGGCAACTCTTCACCAGGACACTGGATTTTTGACTCACCAAGCAATGCTATTTCCTTGCTGTAGTAAGTTTGTGAACCCTGCTGGGCTCTTGAAACGAGGAAAAGAGAGCTGCTCTGAGTTCTGCTTCTGTTTTCATCATTCACTGGTAGGATAGATAGAAGCTCCTGCAGAACTTTCTCGGGGTGATACTGATCAGCTAATGTGCAGGAAGATGGTCTATGGCCTAGatgaaattctttcaatttatCAAAGAGGTGCTTTGCTCCCCACATGAGCAAAGAGTGGCCAATGATAGGATTTACAGTCTGTATCATTCCACAGTCACCATTTTTGGCGTTTATTAACACCTTTTCTTCGACAGTGCAACTTGTGTAAAAGCGAAATAATTTAATCTGTTCAAACTGGGATTCCAATTGTACTTTCTGCAAGTTTCGTATATCATTTGCAGGGTTCCAATCACTCCCAAATACAATGATCGAGTCAACTGACAGCAGTTTGATGCTCGGAAGACAGGCCCGGGCTTCTAGCAAAAATACAAACCTCCCCGAGTCCTTCTTGTTGTAGTTGTTCATAGCAGCTACCTTCTTATGACGGGGAACATCCCCATCAATACGCTCATAAGAATCTGGACCAAATCTTTGCCGCAAGAAGTCGTCCAGTATATCACCGATTGATATATAGTCTCTTCCAGAGCTGCCAATAGACTGTAAACATTTTTTGCGAAGCATTAAATGGTGTTTATAATAAAATGCTTACTGTGTAGAAGACAAGGAATATAGACAACATAAAATGTATTATAGCTTTtattaagtaattaaaaaaaatgctttGATCAGCAGACTAAATTTTTAAAGTTGGCAATCGTCGCATATTATTCACTGTGTgataattcaaaataatataatcatattAGGTACTGAGGGTAAACTGACTGTAGTCTTCTATTCGCTTAAATGCATGCATGATTACATTACATAACCAAAACTAACAATTCAATATTTGGATACTGGACCACCTGCTTCTGTGTTGATATCCTTGTTTTGAcagaatgatactttgagaggaattatatataagtagGATAATTGGTGAAATACTCAATAACCTCACCTGGAACATTATGATTACCCTCAAACCTCGACTCTGCAATTCAGAAAGCAACTTGTCCAGAAGTTGTAGCTTCCCGCTAGCTTGTATTCCAACATCCAAGTACTGAGACACTTGAAGGTCTTTAATAAGCAACTTCTGAAGCGACGCATCCACGAGGTAAGGATGATCACAACACTGTGGGgagggggggtgggggggacAAATACAACCATACAAACTATTTAATAAACTaaagaaatgaagaaagaCAAGAAAATGTGCAATCGATGGGCCAGTTAAGCAAATAAACCTTCCGAGAAGCATAAAGTATATCACGTAGAGCACCAACTAGATCTGTCTTTGAAGATGAACGGAGTGGAAGGGAGTTTGAAAGAAGCGTAGCACAATATTGTTCTAGCTGGACATTTGA from Punica granatum isolate Tunisia-2019 chromosome 3, ASM765513v2, whole genome shotgun sequence includes:
- the LOC116198680 gene encoding helicase protein MOM1 isoform X5, which produces MASNTRMTHKITEEDTRGRRSSARLASASVLAVADSSGLRRSTRETFSKKTVTPEHPTARKSERLEKQTPPPSSPPSVTRSSVKKRLVQQSPLRRSERCKKQRPSLSLSGSKSSGKNSATSVSHTEKKDEDMKENSMKKLSQRAKEVVKIESDESESTQTKKERMDAHAYRALFQKQEKKVKRSGNVHHSTLKIDVDGQSRTIVLAMGNPKACPIHYEELSRSRNLSAQDCVNSGSQSSKEFDALGNCQVNSSRIREKLNSAEQLDNPENECNLDSSVRHDVQSLPSPRQGLVDTTNGMTRIEESTIKEVLPGRVDSPRNGTPPGGDNCADVGPEVVLDASTAVNCKDNTATPSRSRLTKNVSVEESGLNLKRKRCCDGKDCERSFHLSCLIPPLKDVPLGIWYCPACVRKRMEFGVHSISKGVEAIFDVREVEVSDANGWQAQRQFFVKYKGLAHVHNRWVPEAELLIESPSAIARFDKRSQSVKWKPQWAVPHRLLEKRLETFRQRDEVSTAEIANCRYQWLVKWWCLGYEHATWELEDEPFFNSSEAENLIKDYEAEHDRTERPPVLGIDELQERKNKSMSKLSKLPDGISSGSDGNCLDVVNRLRELWLKSHNAIIIDDQEYMLKVISFITSLQLDACHPFLIISSSNSLNLWDVEFFRLARSTNLVVYNGDKELRKSIRNLEFPEKGGATMFQVLISAPRAVAEDMDMLKNIEWEAIIVDECQRSGIARHFEEIKMLKTEMRLLLCTGPLKETFSEYCGLLSFLEHESGWRTGNGVGASSDDAMLKLKERLSRFIVSGSKVEFSRFLEYWVPVQLSNVQLEQYCATLLSNSLPLRSSSKTDLVGALRDILYASRKCCDHPYLVDASLQKLLIKDLQVSQYLDVGIQASGKLQLLDKLLSELQSRGLRVIIMFQSIGSSGRDYISIGDILDDFLRQRFGPDSYERIDGDVPRHKKVAAMNNYNKKDSGRFVFLLEARACLPSIKLLSVDSIIVFGSDWNPANDIRNLQKVQLESQFEQIKLFRFYTSCTVEEKVLINAKNGDCGMIQTVNPIIGHSLLMWGAKHLFDKLKEFHLGHRPSSCTLADQYHPEKVLQELLSILPVNDENRSRTQSSSLFLVSRAQQGSQTYYSKEIALLGESKIQCPGEELPHLFWTQLLEGKTPAWKYSSVSQQRNRKRVQMNGSKYAEQENSDEVVKKRRKLCENNVDVSSKKQGKDDGKSASAEKEAASGPVQLSSQGMGVAVAPEGNIDGSDERRTLRNAQRSLHLILKPQISKLCEALSLEGEVKIMVYTFLDYVINNRVVNQEPATILQAFQLALCWTASSLVKVKIDHKESLALAKEHLNYGCSKDEAEGVYTILRGLKKPFLRHIENSVAVDASKAPEKVNEIPMEHSNTNSSQHAVVYPNNVKVEIEDWPLNQETPDKDVISSPTLAEKDISMSIQQIQGELSDQMAELLREQEEERNLIFRSFNKEKGALEGQQRVEAYIITQLHRDGPLRVEKLKALETEYARKINECENQMNLRLKQLEEAQLAARNKIKQKQASSVDGIRHQDQIGSVDSVSEAGNQVEILQTNDEEAQQTVPIEAAAVFEEAPLPITRVETANENEDLGKSTALEHCARAGSLEQDRGHAVSMNPLLEEDVTNGAVTALPRYERTQGLNAKGTSTVQNGEVPLGICEDAENVPDRTTSLIPQSDDVVSVTPQSEDLVPQKEASTMPNGDVSDVPAEGSAPEAPGVVADGVETAPADDCKEAESTSQSVLQPPLAAELPDGSAPQDPGVVADGVEIAPADDRNEAEGISPTLLQLPLAAEQVPDGSASEAPGGVTNGVETASEDDCNEAETTSPDRDAGISPVLTDNVISVDCQDISGRLVGPLSQGATMPLNQSLTNGEPTMPHGLHEENASQQINDMLPNPSTAQPSDPPHTEAAGTEAAVQVPSRSPNLQAADVMPRVNSSEVGLNARDALNQNVSQPSMPSALQMATAPLVPLEFGSHSTQPSLSGATRMALPRCPDPLQNELERLRLESDLTAKIHEDTKLKLKADCEKEIEVAIAQIRMKYEEKIQQKEAEYLLKKNELQEYQNKVLMNKILAEAFRSKCSDLRASGSLTVQQEAVATYAQQMLSLPPQQNPQASPSFIPRPSSPALPQNMRTPTSHAINPRGLQPMSPAPPVRASRPPVIGQFPSPGNIQVPREVRAPAPHLQPLRTSSPAIAHGATPTPPPGYPSTPMSNLTPRTAQTGGAQRPDYTIGPMATINSRGFQTELLRDIVSWAAANQQPNNFRMPPVNVTIPATIPTTIPGSSPEVRPPSRGNNNTTEVVCLSDDD